Part of the Drosophila kikkawai strain 14028-0561.14 chromosome 3L, DkikHiC1v2, whole genome shotgun sequence genome is shown below.
AGTTAACACACGCGGGTCCTTTTGGACTTAGCCGTCGGTTTGGATAATTTCGAGTCGCGGGGGCTAAGTTCGATCGTTCACGTTCGCAGTTGTCGGAGAAGTGATCGcggtcgcagcttgcaaagcccttgtcgcctcgtctctgccaaaaatgtccgggcagcgcagctttcggccgtcggctttgtttttgttattgtttatgttttgatcggcatgtaaataagcacgaccaaaacgtaaacacgcacgatcgtcggaggggaaatgtcgctgcctctgccgctgttcgcgtcggcagcggagaggggaaatgtctttagcgcggtcgctacagtccgtgttgacaaaatgtatacgcctgtgcgttgcggccttaatctaaatctaatttggcccttccTGGGTAAATTAACTTtgggcttcatgcccgcttaaatgtacagttgtgtgtgtgggtgtgtggctAATCCTAACTTATTTCCCTATACTAATTACTAACTTAACTATAAACTTAACtaatatgtacataatttacaaaaataggGGATTGTGACATCGTCACACTCCACCCTATCTTCGGGAGGGGTGGAGAGTGATGATCACCTTCCCGCTGCGGTTAATCTGGACGCGGAAGCGTTGATTCGCCTTCTCCTCCAGAATCCGGATTGTCCGTCGTCTTAACGTCGCCAGGCGCCCGTGAATCCGGCGGAGCAGGGCGGCTGGCAATGTGCCGTTGGGCGTGGTCCACTCCACTGGGGCCGGTACCCAGCGGGGAGGGTCGAGGGCTTCCTCGTCGGCGTCCAATGATGACTCGTCGGACGAGCTGGGCGGGCTGTCTGCCCATGGTGCGCTCCGGCGCCGGGCTCGGCGGCGTGGGGTCggtgatggtggtgggccaTTCGACGGCGGTTGGGCAACCGGTGGGTTGCCGACTGGCAACTGGGCCATCTGCGGGATGCCGAGCTCCTCGCTGAGGTCCTCCGCCCTTCGGCGCGCCTCTTCTGCGGCCAGCTCCGCAATGGTGGGCAGGCGGGGTCGAGGATCGCGACTGGCGGCCACCGCGGCGCATCGGGCGGTAGCGTGAGGACCGGGGTATGGTCTCAAGCCAAATATTTCTTCGTAGGAGGGCGGAGGGGGTCGGCTGCGACTGGCAGTGGCTGGGGCCCAGCTTTGTAGCGGCGTGGTGCTGGGTGGAGTCCAGCGTGGGGGTGGCGATCGCGGGGCGTAGGACCAGCCACTGTCCTGGCTAGtctcgtcctcgtcggccgAGATTTTCGATGCCGATGCGTCATCGGCGGGTCCGGTGCAAGGAGGTCGCGAGGCGTCTGACTGGCGGCCCTCCCGGCtggcctcgtcctcgtcggccgAGATGGTTGACGCGGTGTTGGTGCCGCTTCCCCGGTCGAATACGTCCACCGGGATTTCTCCGGAGCATTCTATCAGGGCGGCTTCTACCTCGCCCATGTACGGCGGGGCCCGGTTGTCGCTCGGGTGCGGCGGTGTGGTGCGCCTCCTCCGTATGTCACGGCTGTCTTCCGCGGTGGGGTCGTACAGGACGGTCGCGTCGCTGTCTTCGCCGTCATCGCCGGTTGGGTTATAGTGACGAGGTGTGTGGTTGTCACGGCCCTCGTCGTCGGAGACCAGGTCGTACGCCGCGCCCAGAGGTCCGAGAGCAGCGACCGCCTGCGGCTCTTCTCTGGGGGTTTCCCCGTGGGATGGGCCACCTTGGTTGAGGCCCATAACTGCCTCGTCCAGGGTGTCGAAGGCGTCAACCAGTTCTCCCAGGGTGTCTTCCACCAGGTGGTCGAAATTGAACCAGTCGTCTGGCGGGGAGACGGCTGGGTTCTGGGCGTCCTCGGCGTCGGCGGAGGGTGCCCGATCTCCGGGTGGAGCATCGCGTGGTCGGGGCGGAGTCAGATCGACCCGAAGGGGTCCGAAACGATCGTCACGTGGCACCTCTTCCTCGTCATTGCCGTTGTGGGGGGCAACTTCCGGAGGAGGCGCCTGTGGCCCTAGGTGGCCGGTGCGCAGGGGTGCCTGGAGCGGCATGCCCCTTAAGGGTGCTGGGTGGGGTCCAGCGCCGTCGTGTTGGTGGCcatcctcctcgtcatcgtcgcGGAGAACGACTTCCGGAGGGGTCCGTTGAGGCCCAATGAGGCCGGCGAGCAGGGGCACCAGGGGTGGCATCCCCTCTGTAGAGGGCCGACGGGGCCCTGCGTGGTTGCCGGAGTTCGTCTCCTCCATGCTGTCGGCGTCGATGGCGACGTCGACGGGTAGAGCCCGTGGCCGGAAGGGGCCGGCGAGGCTGCCGCCGGGACGTGGCTGACTTGGGCCGGCGCCGTGGAGTGCCTGTAGGAGCTCGCCAACCGCACAGTACATCCACGAGTTGTCCTGTGTCGGGGCGGGAGTCGGCGGATGGCCTTGTCCGTCCATACTTTTGGCTGGTTGACGTCCTTTGTGGCGACGGTGGTCTGGCGAAGACGTGGCAGTGGCTCTGCGTAGATGCCGGTGTCAGGCGTGCTTTGCCTGCGGGGAGCGTGGCTCGTTGTGCCTCTTGGTAGGCTGGCTGAGGACTGTTGCTGTAAGGACAGAGAAGATTATTTTAGTGTGTTGCCCTGGGCCCTACCTAATGGAGTGGGCTAGGGTTGGCTACGACTACGGCTTTTGGAAAGAGACGCATGTTCACCCCACTAGGGGGTTCGGGACgttggacaggcgcgcctgtcaacAAGTGGCCCCTGTGAAACATGGTCATCTCCCCCTACATGGGTGCTCGTCGCTAGTGTTGGCGGCGCGGGATGGGTCCTCTGCGCCGCGCGGTCTTGGCTGCTGACTGTGCGTCCAGGATGGTGTCGTCGGCATCCTCGATTGTGGTATCTCCGGCGTCGGTGTCTTCCCGGTGGGTTCCGGCTTCGGTGTCTTCCTCATCCTCGTGGTGGTACGGCTTCAGCTGGTTCAGGCTGGCGGTCCGCCGGCGTCGGCTTCCTGGCATGTGCAGTTGCACGATGTTCGGCGATGGGAACTTCGCTACCCTGAAGGGTCCTTCGTATTTCGCAGCTAGCTTTGCGGCAAAGCCCTCGGCTGCGTTGGATAAGGCGTGTCGTCGTACTAGGACCATGGATCCAACTGGTGGTCTCCACGTCCTCCGGCGTAGGTTGTAATGACGGCTctgctcggcggcggcgcggtCAGCGTTGTTTCGGACGACGTTGAAGATGTTCCGGAGTTGCTCGCTTCGCTCTGTCGGGGAGATCTCTGGGGTGCCTCGTCCGGGGGTAACTTCGTCGTACAGCGTCTTCGGGAGTCGCGGTTCTCGGCCTTGTACCAAGAATGCGGGGCTGAATCCGGTAGTGTCCGAGACACTActatttatggccaaagaTATCTCCGGTAAGAGTTGATCCCACTCGTTCTGCTGGCCTCCATCCAAGTATTGGGCGATCATCGTCTTGATTGTTCGATTTGCCCTTTCCGTTGGATTCTGTCTCGGAGTGTAGGGCGccgtgtgctgcagctccatcCCTAGCGACTGGCAGAACTTCTGGAATGAGCGGCCGGTGAACTGCGTACCGTTGTCGCAGACAAATGTTCGGGGAACACCGAATCGGCTCAATATCCGCTCCCTGAAGGCTCGTTCCAGATGTGTGGCGGTAGCTTTGCGAAGTGGCACTAGCTCCACCCACTTGCTGAAGGCGTCCAGGAATACTAGCAGCATCGTGTTGCCCTGTTTCGACCGCGGCAGTGGGCCGACGAAATCTGCGCATAGGATGTGGAACGGCTCCTCGACCTGTCGAATAAACATTTGACCTGCGGGCTTTTCTTGGCTCACCTTATATCGCTGACAAGTGGGACAGCGGCGAACGTACCGAGCCACCTCGCGGAACAATCCAGGCCAGTAATAGCGCTGGGCCACGCGAGTGCTGGTTTTCCGGACTCCTAGATGACCGGCAGTGGGGTGATCGTGGCACTCTTCGAGTACTCGCTGGCGGTAGTCTGACCCTACGCAAAGTTTCCAGGGCgtgtactcctcctcctccggacGGAGTCCAAGGCGACGATATAGCTGGCTATTCTCCTCTCGATAATCCGGAAACTTTGCTGGTTCGGTCCGAATCCTCTGGAGCATCCTCGTGATCCACTTACAGTTGACTCCTTGTACCTCCGCTTGCTGCACTATGGGCAGCGGTTGGCGAGAAAGGGCATCGGCCACTAAGTTCTGGGCCCCCTTCCGGTAATGGACGTCGTATTGGTACTGCTGTAATTCCAGTGCCCAACGAGCAATCCTGCCTGTTGGATTGTCGATGGAGTTCAACCACTTCAAGGAGTGGTGGTCTGTGAGGACTTCGAAGCGGTATCCCTCGATGTAACACCGCATCTTCCGAATCGCCCAGACGATGGCGAGACACTCCTTCTCAGTCACTGAGTAGTTCCTCTCAGCAGTGttgagccggcggctggcgtACGCTATCACCCTCTCGTTTCCATCGATGGTCTGTGTGAGTACGGCTCCGATTCCGTAGTCACTGGCGTCAGTTTGTAGCACAAACTTCTCTGCAAAATCTGGGCAAGCTAGAATAGGGGCTTCGGTCAGCAGCGTCTTCAGCTCCTGGAAGGCCTGGTCTTGTCTTTGGGTCCATTTCCATTGGTGGCCCTTCTTCAGCAGCGATGTCATGGGTGCCACAACATCGGCGAAGTTCGGCACGAAGCGGCGATACCAGGAAGCGATTCCCAGGCATCTGCGTAGCTCCTTCAAGTTCGTCGGCGGTGCGAGTCCACGGATCGCAGCGACCTTGTCCGGATCCGTGTGAATTCCGGCTTCGCTGATCACGTGACCCAAGTACACGATGCGGCGCTGGAAGAAATGACACTTCCCTCAGTTGAGGCGCAGGTTTGCGCAGCGGAGGCGTCTGAAGACTTCTCCCAGATTGGCGACATGCTCCTCCAGTGTGGAGCCGATGACAATGATGTCATCCAGATATGCAAACGCGTGGGGTTCCATATCCGGACCGATGACCGTGTCTAAGGCGCGTTGAAACGTGCGGAGTGAAGTCCGAAAGGCATGACTCTCCAATGAAACAACCCTCTTCCGGGAACGGTAAACGCCGTGCACTCCCGGCTGTCCGGGGCCACTGGGATTTGCCAATACCCATTTTTGAGGTCCAGCGTCGAGATGAATTTCGCGTTTCGGAGTCGCTCCAAGATTTGATGGATCCTCGGAAGCGGATATGCGTCCGGCACGGAGTGCTCGTTAAGCTGGCGGTAGTCCACGCACATGCGGACTTCGCCATTCTTCTTGGCCGCGATTACGATGGGCGCGCTGTGTGGGCTTTTCGATGGTTCAATGCGTCCGTCTCGGAGGAGTTCATTGATCTGCTTATCAATGACGGCCCTCATGGCTGGATTCCGTGGAAAGTACCGCTGTTTAAGGGGTCGATCGGTGCGCATGAAGATGCGATGCTCTGCGATGTGTGATACCCCTGAAAGAGTATCAAACTTGGCCAGTTCCTGGTCCAGAAACTCCTTCACCCAAGGCTCGGGGTAGTCCGGCGTCTCGGGTTCCTTTGTCTGGAAAGAGACCTGATCCTCTGTGGGATGACTCACCGAATTGACGGTTCCGCATAGGGGCGGGCTCGGCTccggcgtttcctcgacgtGATCCTGGAAGCGGACACGTTTTGTGGAGGTACGGAAGGGATTCCGTTGCACGGCTGTGGCATCTGCCACGGGCAAAGCCTGTCTCCAACAGGGCGGCTGGTCCTCCGTCGCTGGTGATGTTGTGCCTCGAAACGGCGCTCGAGGCGAGGTACTTGGCTGGTCGTCGGGATCGGAGCATGGCTCCCTTGGCTGCCCTCGATGGGTAGAGCGTGGCTCTCCTTGGGCTGTCGTCTGTGGCTTCTCGGCGTGAgtggagtgtgactccgttGTCGTCCTTCGCTGATCAGAGTGTGACTCTGCGTGGTGTGCCATTGGTGGCTCTTCGGatgtggagcgtggctccgtcgATGTGCTTCGTTgctcagagcgtggctctgagtgGTGTGCCATTGGTGGCTCTTCGTGGTTGGAGTGTGACTCCCTCGTCGTTCTTCgttggtcagagcgtggctctgcggGCTGGTCCCGTGggttggagcgtggctcccttcgctggtcagagcgtggctctgttatTGGTCtccgctggtcagagcgtggctgtgttgttggtcttcgctggtcagagcgtggctctgttgtgGGTCTTCGCTGGTCGTCCGGTCGCAGTCGGAGGGTCTGCCCGCCGCAGAGCAGGGTTGCTCCGATTCCACAGAGGAAGTCCATTCCTAGGAGTATGTCGTCCAGTGCGTCCGACATCACAAGGAGAATGGTGGGCGTCCGTTCGCTTCCGAGGTAGATATTTGCCGCCAGAGCTCTGGTCAGCTCGCGGCATGTTCCGTCGGCGAGTTTTACCTGGGTACGGATGTCCCGTGTGTTCCTTCCGTTGTCCAGCATTTGAGCCAGCCCTTCGCTAATAAAGCTGTGGGTGGCTCCGGTGTCCAGGGTAGCTGTGAACCGCTGTCCCTCCATGTGGATGGTAGCGCGGATGCGTCCCTGGTACTGATGGAGAGTGTCTCCTATTGACTTCGGGGATACGGAGGGTTCCTCGGGTGACTCCCGGTCACACGAGGCCCTTGCCCGTGTCCCGACGGTGGCTGTCGGCAACAGTCAACCGTCCTGCGTCCTCGTTGGCCGCAATCCCAACAGAATAGGATCCGTGGGTTCCTGCATTCGGCTTCGAAGTGACCGGATTGGCCACAGTTCCGGCAGGCGTTGCGAACGTTGACGGCTTCTGGTCGTGGTGCCACTGCACTCTGGCTGGTGCAAGCGTTCCGGCTAAGGGAACCGTTGAGGGCGTTGCCTGAAGAGGGCGCCTGTTGAGGTCGTCGAGTGGGCATCCTGTCTCCGTCGGCTGCGTAGCTGGCTCCTGTGGCCTGGCGTTGAGTCGGGATCCGGTTCTCAAGCGCTCTTCCGCCTCGGCTGCGTGTCTCCTCGTAGTTGGTCACGAGATGCGTTAGCTCGGTCAGCGTGCGGAAATCCTGCCTCCGGGTATAGAGTTGATACTCCGGCAGCATATTTTCGTAGATcctctccagctccttgtCCGAAGAGAATCCGGCCCGGCGCATCTGCAAACGGATGTCGATAAGGTATTCCTTAAATGGCTCGTTGGGCTTCTGGAAGTGCATCCTTATCTCATCCTCCAGCCGCTGATAGTATCGCGGTGGCAGGAAGAAGTCAAGGAACTCCCGGCGGACCTCGATCCAGCTGGCTTGTTGGAGTCCGCTCGTGCGGAACCAACTTTCGGCTCGGCcggccagcagcaccaccagggcttgggccagatatctccggtcgatccggcagGTATCGGCACGCTCCTCGATGTGCTCTATGAATCCTAGTGGATCCGTCGTCCCGTCGAACGAAAGGCCCCACTTGGTCATCCGATCGATTAAGATTGCTCCCAAGCCGGCTTCACTCGGGGAATGCGCAGATCGCGCAGGCTCCTCCGCCTTCGGGCGTCGCCCGGTGGCTGGTGACGTACTGCGTGGTAAGAAGAGCGAGGGTGGTATCAATGATGCCGACGTGGTCGGTTCCGGAGAGATGAGAGACGGATCTAGCGGTATAGGTCACTTGACGTCGCCGGTGGGCGCGTTCCCGAACCGGCGTTCCAGTTCGTCGAGTCGATCCTGGATTTCCTCGGAATTGTTAGGCTGCCGCGAGAATGCTATGAGCCGCGCACGTTGCTCATCTACCGTGCCGCTTCGGTCGAGTCCGAACTCGCCGAGGATGGTTTCTAATTCCATCTTTTTGTGGTAGCTTATCCATGTGACGCCCATGGTTCGCAGGATTCGCGGGGAACAAGGATCAGAAATAACAACGGGTCTCGAGAGAGTGAAAATGGCAGGATACCGGTGGCAACGACTGGATTCTATATCGCCGGACACGAGTTTGCTTGGAATGGATCTCGCAGGATCCGCACTGTGTGCACGTATACCCTTGATTCGGATCTCGCAGGATCACAGagaattttactttattatatcttattggtgttttattatatttatttcaatcttattgtttattctttaatatttatttatccttatttattcgtattttattattttgatttatcgatagtttatttattcggtttcgatttaattttatccggtatttttattcgtttattcgtttccagtatttttttttttcggcgatcgattattatttattcttttagtATTTATGCCtgcgattattatttatccgtttattttattttattcaaataaaattattcctggatttattttgatattggTTTATTATTCTGTCtggatttgtttaattattgttatatttgagcttatttaatttttattatattttggcttatttaatttttattatttcgatttattatttggattatttatttatttgaatccttattatttttttataattttttattatgttctCGGCGGCAGGATTCTTTGAGGGTTCGCGGGTGTCCTCGACGTGGTTGAAGGATTTTGAAAATCTTCCCGATGTGTGAAAGGATACGACGATGAGTGTGATGAGTTGATTTCAAAGGGTGTAACTGCGAGCGATTTGTGTTCAACGAGGTGGTTCTGCGATGTGTATTTTATGAGCTGATCTTCCGAAGTCTGTCCCTCCTAGCGAGGGTCCCCTGTATATATTGATGCTTAAACTAgccgacgctgctgccgcgggcagagcagaactggagatgtgtgtgggccacgtgtgtgtgtgcttgcgcgaagcgtccctctgccggcgttgacgctggCAGTGACGTTGCCTACGAATTCTGGCGTGACTGTACCGCTTGTTTTTGGCGACGATGCGTATGCACCAATGGAAATTTACCACGCGTTTTTTCTATTCCCTTTTCTCCTGTACTTTTGCAGATTTTTGTCGGCGACCGTAAGTCGCGACACGTGGGACGAAAATTTCTTACACTCGCAAAAACGAATGTGCGCTGatcgaaaaatatgtttatataatatatttcctgattaaattttctatcctcgtcctttagaaaactaaatttcccTGCTTTTGCCTTCgcgaaaaatttatattatttatttttcctactAGCAAATTCTGGTTTTCGGCCAGTGGGGCTTTAATccactgagaaaaattatcctagctgtcctgaccggtccctgttcgggcgccatctgtaaggatgtgtcttaggccggggtaaacctcagcggcccaggattcctctccagaaatatttgtatttttacagacggccaggacatggacgccgaatttttaatgaattttctaggggaaaaatggcagcgaaaaggggctcgttttcaaaaggggaactctggcttcgggaaaatgggaatcttggacggtcaccctggcgatggccaggtgctcctccgttttcctgcgcccgcccggttgcccagcagcggcgactctttcgatcggcaaaatctccgccgcccgggatgacccagcggcgatggcgggcaaaatgcagatcggaagggaaaaggagaggggaaggggaaacCTAAAACACgtggtcaccctggcgatggccaggtgctcctccgttttcctgcgctcgcccggttgcccagcagcggcggctcttccgatcggcaaaatctccgccgcccgggatgacccagcggcgatggcgggcaaaatgcagatcgaaagggaaaaggagaggGGGAAATCTGTGAGCACGTGCCGGTGGCGATGGACTCGTAGCCcgggaaaacccagcagccccgatgcccacgccagatctgtgcccgggataacccagcggcgacaaatcccgctcccgtcccgcttctccggcccggagcttgcccagcgaccacgcggagttggtgcgggataacccagccaccagctcggcgagtgagtgagcgggaggggaacactttggcacgcGTCAGAATAAGGGTTGACGGTTACTACGCGGAGTTCGGtgtgagagagaaagagaaagagatatGATTTTGATCTTCATTCTTTATTGCTTAACTATTCTGTACAAATTATTTCTAACTTTGGCTACGGCTACAATGCCCtgcctggccctacgccacactccaagGATCTGCCCTCACATGGCACTCGGCCGGCTCACCTGATGTTATCAGTCGGCTGGGACACGTGTCCGGCAGCCAGGATGTAAGTTAACACACGCGGGTCCTTTTGGACTTAGCCGTCGGTTTGGATAATTTCGAGTCGCGGGGGCTAAGTTCGATCGTTCACGTTCGCAGTAGTCGGAGAAGTGATCGcggtcgcagcttgcaaagcccttgtcgcctcgtctctgccaaaaatgtccgggcagcgcagctttcggccgtcggctttgtttttgttattgtttatgttttgatcggcatgtaaataagcacgaccaaaacgtaaacacgcacgatcgtcggaggggaaatgtcgctgcctctgccgctgttcgcgtcggcagcggagaggggaaatgtctttagcgcggtcgctacagtccgtgttgacaaaatgtatacgcctgtgcgttgcggccttaatctaaatctaatttggcccttccTGGGTAAATTAACTTtgggcttcatgcccgcttaaatgtacagttgtgtgtgtgggtgtgtggctAATCCTAACTTATTTCCCTATACTAATTACTAACTTAACTATAAACTTAACtaatatgtacataatttacaaaaataggGGATTGTGACATCGTCACACAACTCAAATTTTCATATCTTTGATCCAGaacaagttttaaaaaaagttattgaCGTCATTTCTGAAAATGATAATTTACTAATTGCTttagatatacatataatttccaaaattataaaactaaatttcaaAAGGCTTACGTTATTAAATTCGAAGATTTCTAAGATAAATATTGGCACTGTTACATggaaaaatgcaatttgtgCAGTTATAAAAGTTTACAATTCCCTAACAGATATTTAAACGGAGGTTTTAAGGATGTCAGCCAAATTTAactcaacaaacaaattattgGAGTCTTTTGAACAGTCAATTGACACTCTTTCAATTTTATCGTTGTCAAATAAAACAATGTCTCGTGGTAAAGATTTTggctttatatttaataatgatATTATAGACTATCAAGACATTGGGGTGTCGGTAAAAATTTCGAAAaatcttttatatttcttaattaaccCAATTATTGCTAATGTTTCTGGAATAGgtttgttttcaaaaaaacGTCCAGTCGTataatatcaatatcaataccTGGGTACAGTGCGAAGCTTCCCGTACCAATTCCTCTTATTATtcggaaaaataaaagccacaAGCTAAGCAGTTCAGACTCTTGCCACTACTAGAATTATAGAAATTGGGCAAACGATGGTATAACGATGGTGGAGAAATCTGGAGAAAATGATAATATTGTGCTGTGctctttaaaacatttatcaCATTTTGCTTATCTTGTTGAGCATAAACTTTCATCAGGGGGGGATAGTGAGCAAGAATTTTATGACGAAATTATGGACACTGTAATGAAAGCTGGATGCATGATTATATTTACAGGAATGTGTTTAACTTTAATGACTGTTTTAAAatgtagtttttaaaatttaattaaactttctTCACCTATTGTTTTGCTACTGATTTAGTTTGAATTTGTtgtacaaaattattaaaaataaaaaaactgtaatatatgaaaatgttgtatttgtttataagTATCGaactattattaaataaaatgcttttatatatcttatgttttctttattttcttcttcttctatttatttctcttttaGTTGTTTGGTATAATAAGTAAGAGCAAGATGACCATATGGCAAAGAAATTTCTAAATTGGAAGTTCTAATGCATTGACAAATCAACAGATCTACGAAATATATACTAAATACATTTTAGTGCAATAACTGACAAAAATACTGCTCTAAAGAGAACAATATAAGAAGCTAACTTTAGACCGACGAAGTTTttttacccttgcagtttgcaattttaTATCCCAATCAAATACAAAGTAACGTAAACTTTAAAAACACctttatttacagttttacattcatagatttgcatttttcttgttattttttttttttattattttttatttttttgcgcgGTGTTTCGGTTctacctcccgcccaaccgaccgaggggcgcagccgcgtgacgtacggcacgaatcgcgaactagatagacgcggtgaatgaaggaagaaaagaacgaggaaacgttacaagaaacaaaatttaataaggggaacaaaaaatataatataataaaaatagtaataattaagtaataacgcatgcaaaataaatataaaaaatataatataatgtaactaaataataactacgatgaataaataaaaacgcatgcaaagtaaatataaaaaaaaataatataatgtaactaaataataactacgataaataaataagaacgcatgcaacattagactacggtgatacactacgagctaactcaacaagtattaaagtttttagtacagaagggctatcgctacgaattataatgtcagagaggcggttgtaatccgtacataaaaccctaaagggttcatgcacttcaaactcccgcctacagtgatttactactaaagggataagggttctagatgttagtcggggaacgtggaaattgagctgccctgAGAGAAaagggctctcaacatcaccgtttattaggttatggaggaatacgacaccaagcatcgttctacggttagctagggagggtaagttaattaataggagtctacttgaataggacggtagcctctcatcagcatcccaaggtaggccacggagggcgaaaagtaaaaagttcttttgtacagattcaatacggttaatatggattccgaattgaggactccagacgcatgaaccatactccaatatagggcgaactaacgaagtaaaaagggtcttcgttatataaggggaatcgaattccttcgaccacctcttaatgaaaccgagcatgcctttggctttattaaccatgcacgaaatatgttcagagaacgaaagtttagggtctaagcgaacgcctaaatcatcaacaagagatattctttcaagagcttgcatttagagctattgagatgtaataaattagcacgacaccatgcttgaaagttattaaggggggacatctgagtaactttttttaaaaatcgaaaaattttttttttgcttaaaaaatactttagggtcttaaaaataacatatcaaaagatagagtccggcaaaagtttctaagtgttgaaattttccattctgcggcgatgccttacatgtaatcatatacgattttaaaactttaaacgcgtttatctcaaaaccactttttttgagttggccggaaacctaactcgaacaaatcttaaccgatcgatctgaaattttgacagtatattcaaaatacctatggctatcgacacacgtaggatttttttttttttgcttactttttttttaatcaacaattttgtgacgtttttttctcatgaaaattgaaaattttatttaatcacacaccattttgctaaaaatcaaaa
Proteins encoded:
- the LOC138928440 gene encoding uncharacterized protein, translated to MGVTWISYHKKMELETILGEFGLDRSGTVDEQRARLIAFSRQPNNSEEIQDRLDELERRFGNAPTGDVNTSPATGRRPKAEEPARSAHSPSEAGLGAILIDRMTKWGLSFDGTTDPLGFIEHIEERADTCRIDRRYLAQALVVLLAGRAESWFRTSGLQQASWIEVRREFLDFFLPPRYYQRLEDEIRMHFQKPNEPFKEYLIDIRLQMRRAGFSSDKELERIYENMLPEYQLYTRRQDFRTLTELTHLVTNYEETRSRGGRALENRIPTQRQATGASYAADGDRMPTRRPQQAPSSGNALNGSLSRNACTSQSAVAPRPEAVNVRNACRNCGQSGHFEAECRNPRILFCWDCGQRGRRTSPEEPSVSPKSIGDTLHQYQGRIRATIHMEGQRFTATLDTGATHSFISEGLAQMLDNGRNTRDIRTQVKLADGTCRELTRALAANIYLGSERTPTILLVMSDALDDILLGMDFLCGIGATLLCGGQTLRLRPDDQRRPTTEPRSDQRRPTTQPRSDQRRPITEPRSDQRREPRSNPRDQPAEPRSDQRRTTRESHSNHEEPPMAHHSEPRSEQRSTSTEPRSTSEEPPMAHHAESHSDQRRTTTESHSTHAEKPQTTAQGEPRSTHRGQPREPCSDPDDQPSTSPRAPFRGTTSPATEDQPPCWRQALPVADATAVQRNPFRTSTKRVRFQDHVEETPEPSPPLCGTVNSVSHPTEDQVSFQTKEPETPDYPEPWVKEFLDQELAKFDTLSGVSHIAEHRIFMRTDRPLKQRYFPRNPAMRAVIDKQINELLRDGRIEPSKSPHSAPIVIAAKKNGEVRMCVDYRQLNEHSVPDAYPLPRIHQILERLRNAKFISTLDLKNGYWQIPVAPDSRECTAFTVPGRGLFHWRVMPFGLHSARFNAP
- the LOC108086065 gene encoding AF4/FMR2 family member 1-like translates to MDGQGHPPTPAPTQDNSWMYCAVGELLQALHGAGPSQPRPGGSLAGPFRPRALPVDVAIDADSMEETNSGNHAGPRRPSTEGMPPLVPLLAGLIGPQRTPPEVVLRDDDEEDGHQHDGAGPHPAPLRGMPLQAPLRTGHLGPQAPPPEVAPHNGNDEEEVPRDDRFGPLRVDLTPPRPRDAPPGDRAPSADAEDAQNPAVSPPDDWFNFDHLVEDTLGELVDAFDTLDEAVMGLNQGGPSHGETPREEPQAVAALGPLGAAYDLVSDDEGRDNHTPRHYNPTGDDGEDSDATVLYDPTAEDSRDIRRRRTTPPHPSDNRAPPYMGEVEAALIECSGEIPVDVFDRGSGTNTASTISADEDEASREGRQSDASRPPCTGPADDASASKISADEDETSQDSGWSYAPRSPPPRWTPPSTTPLQSWAPATASRSRPPPPSYEEIFGLRPYPGPHATARCAAVAASRDPRPRLPTIAELAAEEARRRAEDLSEELGIPQMAQLPVGNPPVAQPPSNGPPPSPTPRRRARRRSAPWADSPPSSSDESSLDADEEALDPPRWVPAPVEWTTPNGTLPAALLRRIHGRLATLRRRTIRILEEKANQRFRVQINRSGKVIITLHPSRR